A stretch of the Odontesthes bonariensis isolate fOdoBon6 chromosome 5, fOdoBon6.hap1, whole genome shotgun sequence genome encodes the following:
- the cops7a gene encoding COP9 signalosome complex subunit 7a isoform X1, protein MEVEQLLSLSGSALAQAVSSLLETPGLYVFSDILELPNVRELENGPHAPVYQLLNLFAYGTYCDYKERAASLPELTPAQRNKLRHLSIISLASNLKCLPYSLLLQQLELKNVRELEDLLIEAVYCDIIQGKLDQRNQQVEVDCSVGRDLGPNELPNIVNTLQEWCSGCEAVLCGIEEQVSRANQYRESQLKVKVQVETEVSNLQKTLKASAASPSSGPAPAGAASNQDADQPAEPRDPASSQEPRQPGKKSSKVKGLRGSGKIWSKSN, encoded by the exons ATGGAGGTGGAGCAGCTCCTGTCTCTGTCAGGCTCAGCACTGGCCCAGGCTGTCAGCTCTCTGCTGGAGACCCCAGGCCTCTATGTTTTTTCTGACATCCTGGAGCTGCCTAATGTCAGAGAG CTGGAGAATGGCCCACATGCACCGGTGTACCAGCTCCTGAACCTCTTTGCCTATGGAACCTACTGCGACTACAAAG AGCGAGCAGCCTCTCTTCCAGAGTTGACCCCAGCACAGAGAAACAAACTCCGTCATCTGTCAATTATCAGCTTGGCTTCCAACCTCAAG TGCCTGCCATACTCGCTGCTCCTGCAGCAGCTTGAGCTGAAGAACGTGCGGGAACTGGAGGACCTGTTGATCGAGGCAGTTTACTGCGACATCATCCAGGGCAAACTGGATCAGAGGAACCAGCAGGTGGAGGTGGACTGCAGCGTGGGTCGTGACCTCGGCCCGAACGAGCTGCCAAACATAGTCAACACACTGCAGGAGTG GTGCTCAGGGTGCGAGGCGGTGCTGTGTGGGATTGAGGAGCAGGTCTCGAGGGCAAACCAATACAGAGAGAGCCAACTAAAGGTTAAAGTCCAGGTGGAAACAGAG GTTTCAAACCTTCAGAAAACGTTAAAGGCCAGCGCCGCCTCGCCATCTTCGGGCCCCGCCCCCGCCGGAGCCGCCTCCAATCAGGACGCAGATCAGCCGGCGGAGCCACGTGACCCCGCCTCCTCTCAGGAACCAAGACAACCAggcaaaaaaagttcaaaggtGAAAGG GCTGCGTGGCAGTGGGAAGATCTGGTCCAAGTCCAACTGA
- the cops7a gene encoding COP9 signalosome complex subunit 7a isoform X2 has product MEVEQLLSLSGSALAQAVSSLLETPGLYVFSDILELPNVRELENGPHAPVYQLLNLFAYGTYCDYKERAASLPELTPAQRNKLRHLSIISLASNLKCLPYSLLLQQLELKNVRELEDLLIEAVYCDIIQGKLDQRNQQVEVDCSVGRDLGPNELPNIVNTLQEWCSGCEAVLCGIEEQVSRANQYRESQLKVKVQVETEVSNLQKTLKASAASPSSGPAPAGAASNQDADQPAEPRDPASSQEPRQPGKKSSKVKGLH; this is encoded by the exons ATGGAGGTGGAGCAGCTCCTGTCTCTGTCAGGCTCAGCACTGGCCCAGGCTGTCAGCTCTCTGCTGGAGACCCCAGGCCTCTATGTTTTTTCTGACATCCTGGAGCTGCCTAATGTCAGAGAG CTGGAGAATGGCCCACATGCACCGGTGTACCAGCTCCTGAACCTCTTTGCCTATGGAACCTACTGCGACTACAAAG AGCGAGCAGCCTCTCTTCCAGAGTTGACCCCAGCACAGAGAAACAAACTCCGTCATCTGTCAATTATCAGCTTGGCTTCCAACCTCAAG TGCCTGCCATACTCGCTGCTCCTGCAGCAGCTTGAGCTGAAGAACGTGCGGGAACTGGAGGACCTGTTGATCGAGGCAGTTTACTGCGACATCATCCAGGGCAAACTGGATCAGAGGAACCAGCAGGTGGAGGTGGACTGCAGCGTGGGTCGTGACCTCGGCCCGAACGAGCTGCCAAACATAGTCAACACACTGCAGGAGTG GTGCTCAGGGTGCGAGGCGGTGCTGTGTGGGATTGAGGAGCAGGTCTCGAGGGCAAACCAATACAGAGAGAGCCAACTAAAGGTTAAAGTCCAGGTGGAAACAGAG GTTTCAAACCTTCAGAAAACGTTAAAGGCCAGCGCCGCCTCGCCATCTTCGGGCCCCGCCCCCGCCGGAGCCGCCTCCAATCAGGACGCAGATCAGCCGGCGGAGCCACGTGACCCCGCCTCCTCTCAGGAACCAAGACAACCAggcaaaaaaagttcaaaggtGAAAGG GTTGCATTAG
- the pianp gene encoding PILR alpha-associated neural protein isoform X1 gives MERCSISPVARLTALLSLLLVALVTQPSTCNRDEGEGEEQADTLSVQLSVTAQVTPTPLWAVVWGPTQPLEDETYHFLSSQETDHLHMHENQEEASSATPEDGLYPDPSIHPQHATLESRDKEEVENGGTEAEETEPEEVDPQFYVTVIISSLLILTAVIITAKLCYDRSCSQHPPPLSRGVAPPLSLALPRSLASEDSRQTLHSTSSSFTDRESFVSQSGRQNHHHFPLCRYEPSRVHQRKV, from the exons ATGGAGAGATG CTCCATCTCTCCTGTCGCAAGACTCACTGCCCTCCTCTCCCTGCTCTTGGTTGCTCTGGTGACACAGCCCTCCACCTGTAACCGTGATGAAGGTGAGGGCGAGGAGCAGGCGGACACACTGTCAGTCCAGCTGTCCGTCACGGCCCAGGTCACACCCACCCCGCTGTGGGCGGTGGTGTGGGGTCCCACGCAGCCGCTGGAGGATGAGACCTACCATTTCCTCTCCAGCCAGGAAACTGACCACCTGCACATGCATGAAAACCAGGAAGAGGCGAGCTCCGCCACGCCAGAGGACGGGCTTTATCCTGACCCGAGCATTCATCCCCAACATGCAACACTGGAGTCCAGGGACAAGGAGGAAGTGGAGAATGGAGGGACGGAGGCAGAGGAGACGGAGCCTGAGGAAG TGGACCCTCAGTTCTACGTCACCGTGATCATCTCCTCACTGCTCATCCTGACAGCAGTCATCATTACAGCAAAACTCTG TTACGATCGCAGCTGTTCCCAGCATCCACCCCCGCTTTCCCGTGGTGTGGCCCCCCCCCTCTCCCTTGCACTCCCTCGTTCCCTTGCTTCGGAGGATAGCAGGCAGACGCTGCACAGCACCTCCTCTTCGTTCACCGACAGGGAGAG CTTTGTATCTCAATCTGGAAGACAAAACCATCATCATTTCCCTTTGTGTCGTTATGAACCGTCTCGGGTGCACCAAAGGAAAGTGTAG
- the pianp gene encoding PILR alpha-associated neural protein isoform X4, with product MERCSISPVARLTALLSLLLVALVTQPSTCNRDEGEGEEQADTLSVQLSVTAQVTPTPLWAVVWGPTQPLEDETYHFLSSQETDHLHMHENQEEASSATPEDGLYPDPSIHPQHATLESRDKEEVENGGTEAEETEPEEVDPQFYVTVIISSLLILTAVIITAKLCFVSQSGRQNHHHFPLCRYEPSRVHQRKV from the exons ATGGAGAGATG CTCCATCTCTCCTGTCGCAAGACTCACTGCCCTCCTCTCCCTGCTCTTGGTTGCTCTGGTGACACAGCCCTCCACCTGTAACCGTGATGAAGGTGAGGGCGAGGAGCAGGCGGACACACTGTCAGTCCAGCTGTCCGTCACGGCCCAGGTCACACCCACCCCGCTGTGGGCGGTGGTGTGGGGTCCCACGCAGCCGCTGGAGGATGAGACCTACCATTTCCTCTCCAGCCAGGAAACTGACCACCTGCACATGCATGAAAACCAGGAAGAGGCGAGCTCCGCCACGCCAGAGGACGGGCTTTATCCTGACCCGAGCATTCATCCCCAACATGCAACACTGGAGTCCAGGGACAAGGAGGAAGTGGAGAATGGAGGGACGGAGGCAGAGGAGACGGAGCCTGAGGAAG TGGACCCTCAGTTCTACGTCACCGTGATCATCTCCTCACTGCTCATCCTGACAGCAGTCATCATTACAGCAAAACTCTG CTTTGTATCTCAATCTGGAAGACAAAACCATCATCATTTCCCTTTGTGTCGTTATGAACCGTCTCGGGTGCACCAAAGGAAAGTGTAG
- the pianp gene encoding PILR alpha-associated neural protein isoform X2, with protein MERCSISPVARLTALLSLLLVALVTQPSTCNRDEGEGEEQADTLSVQLSVTAQVTPTPLWAVVWGPTQPLEDETYHFLSSQETDHLHMHENQEEASSATPEDGLYPDPSIHPQHATLESRDKEEVENGGTEAEETEPEEVDPQFYVTVIISSLLILTAVIITAKLCCSQHPPPLSRGVAPPLSLALPRSLASEDSRQTLHSTSSSFTDRESFVSQSGRQNHHHFPLCRYEPSRVHQRKV; from the exons ATGGAGAGATG CTCCATCTCTCCTGTCGCAAGACTCACTGCCCTCCTCTCCCTGCTCTTGGTTGCTCTGGTGACACAGCCCTCCACCTGTAACCGTGATGAAGGTGAGGGCGAGGAGCAGGCGGACACACTGTCAGTCCAGCTGTCCGTCACGGCCCAGGTCACACCCACCCCGCTGTGGGCGGTGGTGTGGGGTCCCACGCAGCCGCTGGAGGATGAGACCTACCATTTCCTCTCCAGCCAGGAAACTGACCACCTGCACATGCATGAAAACCAGGAAGAGGCGAGCTCCGCCACGCCAGAGGACGGGCTTTATCCTGACCCGAGCATTCATCCCCAACATGCAACACTGGAGTCCAGGGACAAGGAGGAAGTGGAGAATGGAGGGACGGAGGCAGAGGAGACGGAGCCTGAGGAAG TGGACCCTCAGTTCTACGTCACCGTGATCATCTCCTCACTGCTCATCCTGACAGCAGTCATCATTACAGCAAAACTCTG CTGTTCCCAGCATCCACCCCCGCTTTCCCGTGGTGTGGCCCCCCCCCTCTCCCTTGCACTCCCTCGTTCCCTTGCTTCGGAGGATAGCAGGCAGACGCTGCACAGCACCTCCTCTTCGTTCACCGACAGGGAGAG CTTTGTATCTCAATCTGGAAGACAAAACCATCATCATTTCCCTTTGTGTCGTTATGAACCGTCTCGGGTGCACCAAAGGAAAGTGTAG
- the pianp gene encoding PILR alpha-associated neural protein isoform X3: protein MERCSISPVARLTALLSLLLVALVTQPSTCNRDEGEGEEQADTLSVQLSVTAQVTPTPLWAVVWGPTQPLEDETYHFLSSQETDHLHMHENQEEASSATPEDGLYPDPSIHPQHATLESRDKEEVENGGTEAEETEPEEVDPQFYVTVIISSLLILTAVIITAKLCYDRSCSQHPPPLSRGVAPPLSLALPRSLASEDSRQTLHSTSSSFTDRERIPVVNL, encoded by the exons ATGGAGAGATG CTCCATCTCTCCTGTCGCAAGACTCACTGCCCTCCTCTCCCTGCTCTTGGTTGCTCTGGTGACACAGCCCTCCACCTGTAACCGTGATGAAGGTGAGGGCGAGGAGCAGGCGGACACACTGTCAGTCCAGCTGTCCGTCACGGCCCAGGTCACACCCACCCCGCTGTGGGCGGTGGTGTGGGGTCCCACGCAGCCGCTGGAGGATGAGACCTACCATTTCCTCTCCAGCCAGGAAACTGACCACCTGCACATGCATGAAAACCAGGAAGAGGCGAGCTCCGCCACGCCAGAGGACGGGCTTTATCCTGACCCGAGCATTCATCCCCAACATGCAACACTGGAGTCCAGGGACAAGGAGGAAGTGGAGAATGGAGGGACGGAGGCAGAGGAGACGGAGCCTGAGGAAG TGGACCCTCAGTTCTACGTCACCGTGATCATCTCCTCACTGCTCATCCTGACAGCAGTCATCATTACAGCAAAACTCTG TTACGATCGCAGCTGTTCCCAGCATCCACCCCCGCTTTCCCGTGGTGTGGCCCCCCCCCTCTCCCTTGCACTCCCTCGTTCCCTTGCTTCGGAGGATAGCAGGCAGACGCTGCACAGCACCTCCTCTTCGTTCACCGACAGGGAGAG GATCCCCGTTGTGAACCTGTGA